The proteins below are encoded in one region of Paraburkholderia aromaticivorans:
- a CDS encoding arsenic transporter encodes MNSIFLSWGIAAAATAGVITRPFKWPEAVWAVAGALLLVSLGLLPVHLALEAIGKGTDVYLFLFGMMLLSEVGRREGLFDWVAVLAVNHAQGSPRKLFLLVYLVGVVITAFLSNDATAVVLTPAVFAAAKKAKTHPLPLLFVCAFIANAASFVLPISNPANIVLYGNHTPALGAWLMRFTLPSLLSIVATYVMLRWTQRDALAGTCEANLDPVELSSSGRVALAGIAVTAVVLLTVSAFDVPLGMPTAILGALTALVVLILERKSPLPMIREISWSVLPLVAALFVLVEMLDHTGVITAAAQLTQHAAQQHELATAGWAGTVIAIGSNLMNNLPAGLIASSTVMQAHSPERVIDALLIGVDLGPNLSITGSLATILWLNAIRREGEDVSFMKFLKVGALVMLPALVLALGARILTG; translated from the coding sequence GTGAATTCCATTTTTCTCTCCTGGGGTATCGCCGCCGCCGCCACGGCGGGCGTCATCACCCGGCCGTTCAAATGGCCCGAAGCCGTGTGGGCCGTGGCCGGCGCGCTGCTGCTGGTGTCGCTCGGGCTATTGCCGGTCCATCTGGCGCTCGAGGCGATCGGCAAGGGCACCGACGTCTATCTGTTCCTCTTCGGCATGATGCTGCTGTCGGAAGTGGGCCGCCGTGAAGGTCTGTTCGACTGGGTCGCCGTGCTCGCGGTCAATCATGCCCAGGGCTCGCCGCGCAAGCTCTTCCTGCTCGTCTACCTGGTCGGCGTGGTGATCACCGCGTTTCTATCGAACGATGCCACCGCCGTCGTCCTCACGCCGGCCGTGTTCGCCGCCGCCAAAAAGGCGAAGACGCATCCGTTGCCCTTGCTGTTCGTCTGCGCGTTCATCGCCAATGCGGCGAGCTTCGTGCTGCCGATCTCGAATCCGGCCAACATCGTGCTGTACGGCAATCACACGCCCGCGCTCGGCGCCTGGCTGATGCGCTTCACGCTGCCGTCGCTGCTGTCGATCGTCGCGACCTACGTGATGCTGCGCTGGACTCAGCGCGACGCGCTTGCCGGCACCTGCGAGGCGAATCTCGACCCGGTCGAACTGTCGTCGAGCGGGCGCGTGGCGCTCGCGGGCATCGCGGTGACGGCCGTCGTGCTGCTGACGGTCTCCGCGTTCGATGTTCCGCTCGGCATGCCGACCGCGATACTCGGCGCGCTGACCGCGCTGGTCGTGCTGATTCTGGAGCGCAAATCGCCGCTGCCGATGATCCGCGAAATCTCGTGGAGCGTGCTGCCGCTGGTCGCCGCGCTGTTCGTGCTCGTCGAAATGCTCGATCACACCGGTGTGATCACGGCGGCGGCGCAACTCACGCAGCACGCCGCGCAACAGCACGAACTGGCCACGGCGGGCTGGGCAGGCACAGTCATCGCGATCGGCAGCAATCTGATGAACAACTTGCCGGCGGGTCTGATCGCCAGTTCGACCGTGATGCAGGCGCACAGTCCGGAGCGTGTGATCGACGCGCTGCTGATCGGCGTCGATCTCGGGCCGAATCTATCCATCACCGGATCGCTGGCGACGATCCTCTGGCTCAACGCGATTCGCCGCGAAGGCGAAGACGTGAGCTTCATGAAGTTTCTGAAGGTGGGCGCGCTGGTGATGCTGCCGGCGCTCGTGCTGGCGCTCGGCGCGCGGATTCTGACTGGTTGA
- a CDS encoding efflux RND transporter periplasmic adaptor subunit: protein MRHLGVGMCIVLGMALAACHDGNAPAAQNAPLPQVSVMRPQPREVREQLDLSGTVAPSATVTLVARVQGVLKEIGFSDGANVKQGQLLFRIEPDTYRAQLTYDQAELVNAEQELTRQKQLTSDNATSESSLQKAQTTRDQAIAKRDMSRINLGYTEIRAPFAGRIGARSFDVGNLVGASDSTKLATLDRIQPVYVNFTLNERDANRIGLFTKPPRTVRVNVLGAPAGKGEDAALEFVDTRVDSNSGAIRLRADIANPDAHLIPGMSVEVHIPAGAPQNVLLVPDTALLREQAGAFVLVVNSANVIEKRAVVTGGLFGSLRAITSGLNANDQVVTGGALAVAPGTKVQVAAAETQGQS, encoded by the coding sequence ATGAGACATCTCGGGGTGGGAATGTGCATCGTGCTCGGCATGGCGCTGGCCGCCTGCCACGACGGCAACGCGCCGGCCGCCCAGAATGCGCCCTTGCCGCAAGTGAGCGTGATGCGGCCGCAGCCGCGCGAGGTGCGCGAGCAGCTCGACCTGAGCGGCACGGTCGCGCCTTCGGCCACCGTCACGCTGGTGGCGCGCGTGCAGGGCGTGCTGAAGGAAATCGGTTTCAGCGACGGCGCCAACGTCAAGCAAGGGCAGTTGCTGTTTCGTATCGAGCCGGACACGTACCGCGCGCAACTCACTTACGACCAGGCCGAGCTCGTCAACGCCGAACAGGAATTGACCCGCCAGAAGCAGCTCACGTCCGATAACGCGACCTCGGAGTCGTCGTTGCAGAAAGCGCAGACCACGCGCGACCAGGCGATCGCCAAACGCGATATGTCGCGCATCAATCTCGGCTACACGGAGATACGCGCGCCGTTCGCGGGGCGCATCGGCGCGCGTTCGTTCGACGTCGGCAATCTGGTGGGCGCGTCCGATTCGACCAAACTCGCCACGCTGGATCGCATCCAGCCGGTGTACGTGAATTTCACGCTGAACGAACGCGACGCGAACCGCATCGGCCTGTTCACCAAGCCGCCGCGCACAGTGCGGGTGAACGTGCTCGGCGCGCCGGCGGGCAAGGGCGAGGACGCCGCGCTGGAATTCGTCGATACGCGAGTCGACTCCAACAGCGGCGCGATCAGGCTGCGCGCCGACATCGCCAATCCGGACGCGCATCTGATTCCGGGTATGTCGGTCGAGGTGCATATTCCCGCGGGCGCGCCGCAAAACGTCTTGCTGGTGCCCGATACCGCGTTGCTGCGCGAGCAGGCCGGCGCTTTCGTGCTGGTCGTGAACAGCGCGAATGTGATCGAGAAACGCGCGGTGGTGACCGGCGGACTGTTCGGCTCGCTGCGTGCAATCACGTCGGGCCTGAACGCGAACGACCAGGTCGTGACGGGCGGCGCGCTGGCGGTGGCGCCGGGCACCAAGGTGCAGGTGGCGGCCGCCGAGACGCAGGGCCAGTCATGA
- a CDS encoding efflux RND transporter permease subunit, with the protein MIRFFVERPVLANVIALIVMLLGAVALINLPIAQYPPITPPTVQVVARFPGASAATLTNRVALPIETQVNGVENALYMQSTSTNDGTYTLTVTFAVGTDVDKAQVLVQNRVSAATAQLPQAVQQQGVTVRKRSTAILQLYTLQSPDPKYDSLFLSNYAVIYLRDTLARLPGVGDVTVFGTGQYSMRVWLDPQKLSERNLTAADVMNAIQSQSKDVSAGQLGSEPNSGGQAFQLTVTMHGALSDPHEFDDIIVKADPDNGGHFVRIRDVGHTELGSSSYGQFFNLDGKPAAGIAIYQLPEANALEVGNAVKATMARLSKDMPKGVSYQLPFDTTTFVRQSVIDVYKTLFEAALLVLAVILLFLQNWRAMLVPATTIPVTIIGTFGAIYMLGFSINLLTLFAIVLAIGIVVDDAIVVVEGITQHIEQGKTPKQAAIDAMHELLGPIVGITLVLISVFLPSAFLGGVTGQMYRQFALVVVATTVISAINAVTLKPVQSVRWLRHARPGKPNIVYRVFDKGYARVEKGYVRVVSWFVARCGLALVIALVLGAGSAFLLTRIPTSFIPLEDQGYVLIAAQLADAASLGRTREASTQIEKRIGAIPGVSHVVSIGGISPLDNNASLPNSALIYVTLDDWSKRGKGEDLRSLYLRMNSELAKLPDIRSVVIVPPPIQGLGNSGGVQMQVMLTDGSQNYQRLQDATDALIAGVSKRPELQRVFSPFRASVPTVELTLDRAKAESLQVPVGNVFDLLQDYVGSSYVNQFTTFNHTFPVFVQADGAFRRETDDIRRLQIRSNSGHMVELGTFIDAHTSVGPAVATLYNLAPAAAINGNPAAGYSTGDAIRAFEQEAARILPAGIGYEWTAMSYQEKLVGNSAYWVFAVGVLLVFCVLAAQYESWLLPVAVVLAVPLALLGTAGTLAALGAANNLYTQIGLVLLIALSAKNAILIVEFARHLRAQGVGIAEAAIEAARLRFRPIMMTSFAFILGVVPLVIATGASASARRSLGIAVFSGMLASTCIAVLFIPSFYVLLQRLGERHAARQTPPDA; encoded by the coding sequence ATGATCCGCTTCTTCGTCGAGCGGCCGGTCCTTGCCAATGTGATCGCGCTGATCGTGATGCTGCTCGGTGCCGTCGCGCTGATCAATCTGCCGATCGCGCAATATCCGCCCATCACGCCGCCGACCGTGCAGGTGGTGGCGCGCTTTCCCGGCGCCAGCGCCGCGACGCTGACCAACCGCGTGGCGCTGCCGATCGAAACCCAGGTCAACGGCGTGGAAAACGCGCTGTACATGCAGTCGACCAGCACCAACGACGGCACCTACACGCTCACCGTCACTTTCGCTGTCGGCACGGATGTCGACAAGGCGCAGGTGCTGGTGCAGAACCGCGTCTCGGCGGCGACTGCGCAATTGCCGCAGGCGGTGCAGCAGCAGGGCGTGACCGTGCGCAAGCGTTCGACCGCGATCCTCCAGCTCTACACGCTGCAATCGCCGGATCCGAAATACGATTCGCTGTTTCTGAGCAACTACGCGGTGATCTATCTGCGCGATACGCTCGCGCGTTTGCCGGGCGTGGGCGATGTGACCGTGTTCGGCACTGGGCAGTACAGCATGCGCGTGTGGCTCGATCCGCAGAAGCTCAGCGAGCGTAACCTGACCGCCGCCGACGTGATGAACGCGATCCAGAGCCAGAGCAAGGACGTGAGCGCGGGCCAGCTCGGTTCCGAGCCGAACTCGGGCGGCCAGGCATTCCAGCTCACGGTGACGATGCACGGCGCGCTCTCCGATCCACATGAATTCGACGACATCATTGTCAAGGCCGATCCGGATAACGGCGGCCATTTCGTGCGGATTCGCGACGTGGGGCACACCGAACTCGGCTCGTCCAGTTACGGACAGTTCTTCAATCTCGACGGCAAGCCGGCCGCAGGCATCGCCATTTATCAGTTACCCGAAGCAAATGCGCTGGAAGTCGGCAACGCGGTGAAGGCGACCATGGCGCGTCTCTCGAAAGACATGCCGAAGGGCGTCAGTTACCAGTTGCCGTTCGATACGACCACCTTCGTGCGGCAATCGGTGATCGACGTGTACAAGACGCTGTTCGAAGCGGCCCTGCTCGTGCTCGCGGTGATCCTGCTGTTTTTGCAGAACTGGCGCGCGATGCTGGTGCCGGCCACGACGATTCCGGTGACCATCATCGGCACGTTCGGCGCGATCTATATGCTCGGCTTCTCGATCAACCTGCTGACCTTGTTCGCGATCGTGCTGGCCATCGGTATCGTGGTGGACGATGCAATCGTGGTGGTCGAAGGCATCACGCAGCACATCGAGCAGGGTAAGACGCCGAAGCAGGCCGCCATCGACGCCATGCATGAACTGCTTGGCCCGATCGTCGGCATTACGCTGGTGCTGATCTCGGTGTTTCTGCCGTCGGCGTTTCTCGGTGGCGTGACCGGACAGATGTACCGTCAATTTGCCTTGGTAGTCGTGGCAACCACGGTAATTAGCGCGATCAACGCGGTCACGCTCAAGCCGGTGCAAAGCGTGCGCTGGCTGCGGCATGCGCGGCCTGGCAAGCCGAATATCGTGTATCGCGTGTTCGACAAGGGTTACGCGCGCGTCGAAAAGGGCTACGTGCGGGTGGTGTCGTGGTTCGTCGCGCGCTGCGGGCTGGCGCTGGTGATCGCGCTGGTACTCGGCGCGGGCTCCGCTTTCCTGTTGACGCGCATTCCCACCAGCTTCATTCCGCTCGAAGACCAAGGCTACGTGCTGATCGCCGCGCAACTCGCCGACGCCGCTTCGCTCGGACGCACGCGCGAGGCGAGCACGCAGATCGAGAAGCGGATCGGCGCGATTCCGGGTGTGAGCCATGTGGTGTCGATCGGCGGCATCTCGCCTTTGGACAACAACGCCTCGCTGCCGAATTCCGCGCTGATCTACGTGACACTCGACGACTGGAGCAAGCGCGGCAAAGGCGAAGACCTGCGCTCGCTTTATTTGCGCATGAATAGCGAGCTGGCGAAGCTGCCCGACATCCGCTCGGTGGTGATCGTGCCGCCGCCGATCCAGGGTCTCGGCAACAGCGGCGGTGTGCAGATGCAGGTCATGCTGACCGACGGCTCGCAAAACTATCAGCGTCTGCAGGATGCCACCGACGCGCTGATCGCTGGCGTGTCGAAGCGGCCCGAATTACAGCGCGTGTTCAGTCCGTTCCGCGCGTCGGTGCCGACCGTCGAACTCACGCTCGATCGCGCCAAGGCGGAGTCGCTGCAAGTGCCGGTCGGCAATGTGTTCGACCTGCTGCAGGACTATGTCGGATCCAGCTACGTCAACCAGTTCACCACCTTCAACCATACGTTCCCGGTATTCGTGCAGGCCGACGGCGCATTCCGCCGCGAAACCGACGACATTCGCCGCTTGCAGATTCGCAGCAATAGCGGTCATATGGTCGAACTGGGCACCTTCATCGACGCGCATACGAGCGTCGGCCCGGCGGTGGCGACGCTGTACAACCTCGCGCCGGCCGCGGCCATCAACGGCAATCCGGCGGCCGGCTACAGCACGGGCGACGCGATTCGTGCGTTCGAGCAGGAAGCCGCGCGCATTCTGCCGGCGGGCATCGGCTATGAATGGACCGCGATGTCGTATCAGGAGAAACTGGTCGGCAACTCCGCGTACTGGGTGTTCGCCGTGGGCGTGTTGCTGGTGTTCTGCGTGCTGGCCGCGCAATACGAAAGCTGGCTGCTACCGGTCGCCGTGGTGCTGGCGGTGCCGCTGGCCTTGCTCGGCACGGCGGGCACGCTGGCCGCGCTCGGCGCCGCCAACAATCTGTACACGCAGATCGGTCTCGTGCTGCTGATCGCGTTGTCGGCGAAGAACGCCATTCTGATCGTCGAGTTCGCGCGGCATCTGCGCGCGCAGGGCGTCGGCATTGCGGAGGCGGCGATCGAAGCCGCGCGCCTGCGGTTCCGGCCGATCATGATGACCTCGTTCGCGTTCATTCTCGGCGTGGTGCCGCTCGTGATCGCCACCGGCGCGAGCGCCAGCGCGCGACGCTCGCTCGGGATTGCGGTATTTTCGGGGATGCTCGCTTCCACCTGCATCGCCGTGCTGTTCATTCCGTCGTTCTATGTGCTGTTGCAGCGCTTGGGCGAACGGCATGCGGCACGGCAAACGCCGCCCGACGCCTAG
- a CDS encoding cytochrome b gives MNSSPVRSDRYHGAAIALHWLIAALIICGFYIGWIMTDIPGFTPTKLKYFSWHKWIGVTVFVLAVARVLWRATHRAPALDSATPVWQKAAAHLVHGVLYVLMLAIPLSGYFYSSAAGIQVVYLGIVPLPTIIGPDQALKASLRTVHILLNYTLLALVAMHVAAALKHQFVDRDGLLARMIPFLK, from the coding sequence ATGAACTCCAGCCCTGTCCGTTCAGACCGCTACCACGGCGCCGCCATAGCCTTGCACTGGCTGATCGCGGCGTTGATCATCTGCGGCTTCTATATCGGCTGGATCATGACCGATATTCCCGGCTTCACGCCCACCAAGCTGAAGTATTTCTCCTGGCACAAGTGGATCGGCGTGACCGTGTTCGTGCTCGCCGTGGCCCGCGTGCTGTGGCGCGCCACCCACCGCGCGCCGGCGCTCGACAGCGCCACGCCCGTTTGGCAGAAGGCCGCCGCCCATCTGGTGCACGGCGTGCTGTATGTGCTGATGCTGGCGATTCCGCTGTCCGGCTACTTCTACAGTTCCGCCGCCGGCATTCAGGTGGTGTATCTCGGCATCGTGCCGCTGCCGACCATCATCGGCCCGGATCAGGCGCTCAAGGCGAGCCTGCGCACCGTCCACATCCTGCTCAATTACACGTTGCTCGCGCTGGTGGCGATGCATGTGGCGGCGGCGCTCAAGCATCAATTCGTCGACCGCGACGGATTGCTCGCACGGATGATTCCATTCCTGAAGTAA
- a CDS encoding sensor domain-containing diguanylate cyclase: MNRIENNNIALGADFLRHEISPVAPAATGVEGYMEHDAAVYRTLLESTKAIPWKIDWATMEFAYIGPQIEALLGWAPSSWKTVQDWATRMHPDDREKVVEFCVAQSQAGTDHEADYRALTSRGEYVWLRDVVHVVRDARGNVESLVGFMFDISERKKTEEKLAALQRELEALSFKDSLTGVGNRRAFDASLQREWSAALRHAAPLSLVMVDIDFFKSYNDYYGHVQGDECLRRVASVLSSAVRPGDFVGRFGGEEFVLILPNSGADAARQVAERCRDRIATEEIAHERSPFRQTVTASFGVGTTIPAAAADPVAFVNLVDTQLYLAKDNGRDCIAAVSRVG; this comes from the coding sequence ATGAACAGGATTGAAAACAACAACATCGCGCTAGGCGCGGATTTTCTGCGGCACGAGATTAGCCCCGTGGCACCTGCCGCGACCGGGGTGGAAGGCTACATGGAGCATGACGCGGCTGTCTACCGTACGTTGCTCGAATCGACCAAAGCGATTCCGTGGAAGATCGATTGGGCGACCATGGAGTTCGCCTATATCGGCCCGCAGATCGAAGCCCTGCTGGGCTGGGCGCCGTCGAGCTGGAAAACCGTGCAGGACTGGGCGACGCGCATGCATCCGGACGACCGCGAGAAAGTGGTGGAATTCTGTGTCGCGCAATCGCAGGCGGGCACCGATCACGAAGCGGACTATCGCGCGTTGACAAGCCGGGGCGAATACGTCTGGCTGCGCGACGTGGTGCATGTGGTGCGCGACGCGCGCGGCAACGTGGAGTCGCTGGTCGGCTTCATGTTCGATATCAGCGAGCGCAAGAAGACCGAAGAGAAACTGGCCGCGTTGCAACGGGAACTCGAAGCGCTGTCGTTCAAGGACAGCCTGACGGGCGTCGGCAATCGCCGCGCGTTCGACGCCAGCCTGCAGCGCGAATGGAGCGCGGCTTTGCGTCATGCGGCGCCGCTCTCGTTGGTCATGGTCGATATCGACTTCTTCAAGTCCTACAACGACTACTATGGCCACGTGCAGGGCGACGAGTGCCTGAGGCGGGTCGCCAGCGTGCTGAGCAGCGCGGTGCGGCCGGGCGACTTTGTCGGCCGCTTCGGCGGGGAAGAGTTCGTGCTGATCCTGCCGAACAGCGGCGCCGACGCCGCCCGCCAGGTCGCCGAGCGTTGCCGCGACCGCATTGCGACCGAGGAGATCGCGCATGAGCGCTCGCCATTCCGGCAGACGGTCACCGCCAGCTTCGGCGTCGGCACCACGATTCCGGCCGCGGCGGCCGATCCAGTGGCCTTCGTCAATCTGGTGGATACGCAGTTGTACCTTGCGAAGGACAACGGCCGCGATTGCATTGCGGCGGTGAGCCGCGTGGGATGA
- a CDS encoding YceI family protein, which translates to MKKQLLLAAGALAAALSFNAMAADTYQLDPMHTAPSFETDHFGGVSIWRGKFKKSSGTVVLDRAAKTGTVDVTIDMSSVDIGNDKLDAELVTDKFFDAAKYPTATYKGTQIRFDGDKPVEVIGTLTLHGITKPVNLKIESFKCFVNPMLKREVCGTESTATFNRDDFGVDFGKTYGFKMQTTLHIQAEGIKQ; encoded by the coding sequence TTGAAGAAACAACTTTTGCTCGCCGCAGGCGCGCTGGCCGCCGCATTGTCGTTCAACGCCATGGCAGCCGACACGTACCAACTCGACCCGATGCACACCGCCCCGAGCTTCGAGACCGACCACTTCGGCGGCGTCTCGATCTGGCGCGGCAAGTTCAAGAAGAGCAGCGGCACCGTGGTGCTGGATCGCGCGGCGAAGACCGGCACGGTCGACGTGACGATCGACATGAGCTCGGTGGATATCGGCAACGATAAGCTCGACGCGGAACTGGTCACGGACAAGTTCTTCGACGCCGCGAAGTACCCGACCGCGACCTACAAGGGCACGCAGATCCGCTTCGACGGCGACAAGCCGGTGGAAGTGATCGGCACGCTGACCCTGCACGGCATCACCAAGCCGGTGAATCTGAAGATCGAATCGTTCAAGTGCTTCGTGAACCCGATGCTCAAGCGTGAAGTGTGCGGCACGGAATCGACCGCGACGTTCAATCGCGACGACTTCGGCGTCGACTTCGGCAAGACCTACGGCTTCAAGATGCAGACCACGCTGCACATTCAGGCCGAAGGCATCAAGCAGTAA
- a CDS encoding EF-hand domain-containing protein, with protein MKKLIAIVLLCCASTVTFAQTAPQGGNPQRMERMVQQLQSRFANANTTHDGKLTKDQAAMGMPMVAKHFDEIDTQKTGYITLPQIEAFMQERGAAH; from the coding sequence ATGAAGAAGTTGATCGCTATTGTGTTGCTGTGCTGCGCATCCACCGTCACGTTCGCCCAGACCGCGCCGCAAGGCGGCAATCCGCAGCGCATGGAGCGCATGGTGCAGCAGTTGCAATCGCGCTTTGCGAATGCCAATACCACGCACGACGGCAAACTCACCAAGGACCAGGCCGCCATGGGCATGCCGATGGTCGCCAAACACTTCGACGAGATCGATACGCAGAAGACGGGCTACATCACCCTGCCGCAGATCGAGGCATTCATGCAGGAACGCGGGGCAGCGCACTGA
- a CDS encoding efflux transporter outer membrane subunit, with product MKPATSRHLRIAGASIVVWISAALSGCVSVGPDFKQPEATLENQWLESLPGEAKATPAAQAAWWTAFNDPVLTALEQRAYERNLSLQVAGLHIFKARAQLATSAENLLPQSGSVSVGADHINTSGVGPLPPTHLWAEHLRVNVGWEIDFWGKYRRQIESDRAQLRVSEAAYDNALVSLFGDVANAYIDLRALEQRIVVAQQNLKSVQQSLTLTQARYKHGASSQLDVEQAATLVAETEAQIPPLIKARAQDRDTLAVLLADPPDAVDAQLKGSSAIPVPPTQIDVGIPADLLRRRPDVRQAALNAAAQSALIGAAKAKLYPSLSLTGLFGLSSGEQHGIGLTQWGSKTIGLFSAGITLPILDRGQLKNAVRIQDASFQEAVLDYQNTVLQAQKEVEDAIAGLRTTLDALAASARASDASQRALRLANVQYRSGSVTYDTVLDASRSALRDGDSLAQNQGLAAIAAVALYRALGGGWEVAQGQQVVSEQIAEQMAQRTDWGRLLNPPANSALARASGGEPENGK from the coding sequence ATGAAACCTGCCACGTCCCGCCATCTGCGTATCGCCGGCGCGTCGATCGTCGTGTGGATCAGCGCGGCGCTCAGCGGTTGCGTGAGCGTCGGCCCGGATTTCAAACAACCGGAAGCGACGCTCGAAAACCAGTGGCTCGAAAGTCTGCCCGGTGAGGCGAAAGCCACGCCTGCCGCACAAGCCGCCTGGTGGACCGCGTTCAACGATCCCGTGCTCACCGCGCTGGAGCAGCGCGCGTATGAGCGCAACCTCTCGCTGCAAGTGGCCGGCCTGCATATCTTCAAGGCGCGCGCGCAACTCGCGACCAGTGCGGAGAATCTGCTGCCGCAGTCGGGCAGCGTGTCCGTGGGCGCCGACCATATCAACACGAGCGGCGTCGGCCCGCTTCCGCCGACCCATCTGTGGGCCGAGCATTTGCGCGTGAATGTGGGCTGGGAGATCGACTTCTGGGGCAAATATCGCCGGCAGATCGAATCGGACCGCGCGCAATTGCGCGTGTCGGAAGCGGCGTATGACAACGCGCTGGTGTCGCTGTTCGGCGACGTCGCCAATGCCTACATCGATCTGCGTGCGCTCGAACAACGCATCGTCGTCGCGCAGCAGAATCTGAAGTCGGTCCAGCAGAGTCTCACGCTGACCCAGGCGCGCTACAAACACGGCGCGTCGAGCCAGCTCGATGTCGAACAGGCCGCCACGCTGGTGGCGGAAACCGAGGCGCAGATTCCGCCGCTCATCAAGGCGCGTGCGCAGGACCGCGACACGCTCGCGGTGCTGCTCGCCGATCCACCCGACGCCGTCGATGCGCAACTCAAAGGCAGCAGCGCGATTCCCGTGCCGCCCACGCAGATCGATGTCGGCATTCCCGCCGATCTGCTGCGTCGCCGGCCCGACGTGCGCCAGGCCGCGCTCAACGCGGCGGCGCAATCGGCGCTAATCGGCGCGGCCAAGGCGAAGCTGTATCCGTCCTTGTCGTTGACGGGCTTGTTCGGGCTGTCGTCGGGCGAACAGCACGGCATTGGGTTGACGCAATGGGGCAGCAAGACCATCGGCCTCTTTTCCGCCGGCATCACGCTGCCGATCCTCGATCGCGGTCAATTGAAAAACGCCGTGCGGATTCAGGACGCGTCGTTTCAGGAGGCCGTGCTCGACTATCAGAACACGGTGCTGCAAGCGCAGAAAGAAGTGGAAGACGCGATCGCCGGACTGCGCACCACGCTCGACGCGCTGGCCGCGTCGGCGCGCGCGTCGGATGCCTCGCAGCGCGCGCTGCGGCTTGCCAATGTGCAGTATCGCTCGGGCTCGGTCACTTACGACACGGTGCTCGACGCATCGCGCTCCGCATTACGTGACGGCGATTCGCTCGCGCAGAACCAGGGGCTTGCCGCGATCGCCGCGGTGGCGCTGTATCGCGCGCTCGGCGGAGGCTGGGAAGTGGCGCAAGGGCAGCAGGTGGTGAGCGAACAGATTGCCGAACAGATGGCGCAGCGCACGGATTGGGGCCGCTTGTTGAACCCGCCCGCGAATTCCGCGTTGGCGCGCGCGAGCGGAGGCGAGCCTGAGAATGGGAAATAA
- a CDS encoding YceI family protein: MKTNFYHSVQRVTLAGIAAFSLFGASLAHADVDTSKSSVIATTKQMNVPVDGKFRKFSAQLNFDPAKPTAGSANVSIDTGSYDLGADDYNKQAQGKEWFDSATFPAATFVSSAIAPAGGNQYKITGKLTIKGKSQTVVVPVTIASQGATQTFDGALPIKRSQFDVGTGEWKDTSVVADEVVIKFHIVASKK; this comes from the coding sequence ATGAAAACAAACTTTTACCACTCCGTTCAACGCGTGACGCTCGCCGGCATCGCGGCCTTCTCGCTCTTCGGCGCAAGTCTCGCGCATGCCGATGTCGATACGAGCAAGAGCAGCGTGATCGCCACCACGAAACAGATGAACGTGCCCGTCGACGGCAAGTTCAGGAAGTTCTCGGCGCAACTGAATTTCGATCCGGCCAAGCCCACCGCCGGCAGCGCCAATGTCTCGATCGACACCGGCAGCTACGACCTCGGCGCCGACGACTACAACAAGCAGGCCCAAGGCAAGGAATGGTTCGACAGCGCCACCTTCCCGGCCGCGACGTTCGTCTCCAGCGCGATCGCGCCGGCAGGCGGCAACCAGTACAAGATCACCGGCAAGCTCACCATCAAGGGCAAGTCGCAAACCGTCGTGGTGCCCGTCACCATCGCCAGCCAAGGGGCCACGCAAACCTTCGACGGCGCGTTGCCGATCAAGCGCTCGCAATTCGACGTCGGTACCGGCGAATGGAAAGACACGTCGGTGGTCGCTGACGAAGTCGTCATTAAATTTCACATCGTCGCTTCGAAGAAATAA